Proteins from a genomic interval of Musa acuminata AAA Group cultivar baxijiao chromosome BXJ1-9, Cavendish_Baxijiao_AAA, whole genome shotgun sequence:
- the LOC108953774 gene encoding pentatricopeptide repeat-containing protein At5g56310-like: protein MRARLESLRRFSSLPLPASAPLPHLLSLLSRCSTFGHIAQTHAFMIARGLPGDNLLLAKFLHACSSLGFRGHALLAFDRAERPDVYLLNTMIRCLCQTDSAEHAVSLFNRIQGSGLRPDTYSFPFVLKAVAHLGMLELGREVHGQITRFGLDADIHVSTALVVMYSNCGEVNDARKLFDGFQLRDVVMWNAMTAGYVKVGDVDSARDIFEQMPKRNVVSWTTMIAGFADATSSDEAITMFRRMQLEGGIEPDEVALLAVLSACANLGALDLGEWIHSFIGKRGLYKTIPLMNSLIDMYAKSGYIHKSLEVFEDMKQRSVVTWTTMIAGFASHGLGFEALELFHRMEREHVQPNDVTFLAVLSACSHIGLTDLGRWYFDRMYSKYMIKPRIQHYGCMVDLLGRAGCLREARDLVRRMPFEPNGAIWGALLAAARSHGDAELGELALRHLVEIEPHNSGNYILLSNIYAAHEMWDDVAKLRKMMKERGVMNVPGASSIEVDGAVHEFTSRDGSHPYFNRIYELLHEMSGHLKMIGYVPKHHSGILDFEEG from the coding sequence ATGCGTGCGCGACTCGAGTCCCTTCGTCGCTTCTCATCCCTCCCTCTTCCCGCTTCGGCTCCTCTCCCGCATCTCCTCTCCCTGCTGAGCCGATGCTCCACCTTCGGCCACATCGCTCAAACCCACGCCTTCATGATCGCCCGAGGCCTCCCTGGCGACAACCTCCTCCTCGCCAAGTTCCTCCACGCCTGCTCCTCCCTTGGCTTCCGGGGCCACGCCCTCCTCGCCTTCGACCGCGCTGAACGCCCCGACGTCTACCTTTTAAACACCATGATCCGATGCCTCTGCCAAACGGACTCCGCCGAGCACGCCGTGTCTCTTTTTAACAGGATTCAAGGCTCCGGCTTGAGGCCGGACACGTACTCCTTCCCCTTCGTGCTGAAGGCCGTCGCCCATCTGGGAATGCTTGAATTGGGCCGAGAAGTCCATGGCCAGATCACTCGTTTCGGACTTGATGCCGACATCCACGTCTCGACCGCTCTTGTCGTCATGTACTCCAATTGTGGCGAAGTGAACGACGCACGCAAGCTGTTCGACGGATTTCAGCTTAGAGACGTGGTGATGTGGAATGCAATGACGGCGGGTTACGTCAAGGTCGGGGATGTTGATAGCGCACGTGACATTTTTGAACAAATGCCTAAGAGAAATGTGGTCTCGTGGACGACAATGATAGCCGGCTTTGCTGATGCAACCAGTTCGGATGAGGCGATCACCATGTTCCGGAGGATGCAGCTGGAAGGTGGTATCGAGCCAGACGAGGTGGCCTTGTTAGCCGTGCTCTCAGCTTGTGCCAATTTAGGCGCTCTGGATTTGGGGGAATGGATACATAGCTTTATAGGCAAGCGTGGGTTGTACAAAACCATCCCTTTGATGAATTCACTGATCGACATGTATGCTAAGTCTGGATACATTCACAAATCCTTAGAGGTGTTTGAGGATATGAAGCAGAGGAGTGTGGTCACTTGGACCACAATGATAGCAGGGTTTGCTTCCCATGGGCTTGGTTTTGAAGCTCTCGAGCTGTTCCATAGGATGGAAAGAGAGCATGTTCAGCCAAATGACGTTACCTTCCTGGCTGTCCTATCTGCTTGTAGCCATATCGGACTAACAGATTTAGGGAGGTGGTATTTCGACCGCATGTATTCGAAGTACATGATTAAACCAAGAATTCAACACTACGGTTGTATGGTTGACCTTCTTGGCCGTGCAGGTTGTTTGAGAGAGGCTAGAGATCTGGTTAGACGTATGCCTTTTGAACCAAATGGAGCAATATGGGGAGCTCTTCTAGCTGCTGCTAGAAGCCATGGTGATGCTGAGCTTGGAGAACTTGCTTTAAGGCATCTTGTTGAAATTGAGCCACACAACAGCGGGAACTATATCCTTTTGTCTAATATTTATGCAGCACATGAGATGTGGGATGATGTTGCTAAGCTGAGGAAGATGATGAAGGAGAGGGGAGTGATGAATGTGCCAGGTGCCAGTTCTATCGAAGTGGATGGAGCAGTCCACGAGTTTACATCAAGAGATGGATCACATCCCTACTTCAACAGGATTTATGAACTTCTGCATGAGATGTCTGGGCACTTAAAAATGATTGGTTATGTCCCAAAACATCATTCAGGTATTCTTGACTTTGAAGAAGGGTAG